One Littorina saxatilis isolate snail1 linkage group LG1, US_GU_Lsax_2.0, whole genome shotgun sequence genomic window carries:
- the LOC138982990 gene encoding alpha-2Db adrenergic receptor-like isoform X1: protein MATKAVFTTPATTASAIITNATQAFASNTTDLWKHPTINRADSFWGTVYTTVEVVSSVLSVFILGLNLLVLVVILSSSPLRSRPRNQLLLSLVAVFLMLGVFDTAFSADYASKRQWSHGCYFHVVRSLLVRYVQYFVSIWGVVVLILHYLLRLLRYEGPQWLMRLPAWVLRAVTPLFVASPWITAVVVMVPLVFGGLHKHAYLIWTDSRCPLILERWATVLDNMLSFFLPALVIVALTIAIMVLHRRQSKSGGVQRGGGGEMGAELVEGGEDDVEAPLVFELTGVMILCFHAPEHIFYASRLPFTLSWRTAVSLSVTMELFSELLPIVLAALWLWLFQDLKERLVELVAKLPCCLALCPFRSPPKSSGETTVPHVAFRDLHDE from the coding sequence ATGGCAACAAAGGCAGTGTTCACGACTCCTGCCACAACCGCAAGCGCCATCATCACCAACGCCACCCAAGCCTTCGCTTCCAACACCACGGATCTGTGGAAACACCCCACCATAAACAGGGCCGATAGTTTTTGGGGCACCGTCTACACCACAGTAGAGGTCGTCAGTTCTGTGCTCTCCGTCTTCATCCTCGGCCTCAACCTGCTCGTCCTCGTCGTCATCTTGTCGTCGTCGCCGCTGAGGAGCAGACCACGGAACCAGCTGCTGCTGAGCCTGGTGGCAGTGTTCCTGATGCTGGGGGTCTTCGACACGGCCTTCAGTGCAGACTACGCGTCCAAGAGGCAGTGGAGCCACGGGTGTTACTTCCACGTGGTGCGCAGTCTGCTGGTGCGCTACGTGCAGTACTTCGTGTCCATCTGGGGCGTCGTCGTGCTTATCCTGCACTACCTGCTCCGCCTCCTGCGCTACGAGGGTCCGCAGTGGTTGATGAGGCTGCCGGCCTGGGTGCTGCGGGCGGTGACGCCGCTGTTCGTGGCGTCGCCCTGGATCACggcggtggtggtgatggtgccCTTGGTCTTCGGCGGGCTGCACAAGCACGCCTACCTGATCTGGACGGACAGCCGCTGCCCGCTGATCCTGGAGAGGTGGGCCACGGTGCTGGACAATATGCTGTCCTTCTTCCTCCCCGCGCTGGTCATCGTCGCTCTCACCATCGCCATCATGGTCCTCCACCGCCGCCAGAGCAAGTCGGGGGGCGTCCAgcgagggggcgggggggagaTGGGGGCGGAGCTGGTGGAGGGCGGCGAGGACGACGTCGAAGCTCCCCTGGTGTTCGAGCTGACAGGCGTGATGATCCTGTGCTTCCACGCCCCGGAGCACATCTTCTACGCCAGCCGGCTTCCCTTCACCCTGTCGTGGAGGACGGCAGTGTCTCTCAGCGTCACCATGGAGCTGTTCAGCGAGCTGTTGCCCATCGTGCTGGCCGCGCTGTGGCTGTGGCTCTTCCAGGACCTCAAGGAGCGACTGGTGGAGCTGGTAGCGAAGCTACCGTGCTGCCTGGCTCTCTGCCCGTTCAGGTCGCCCCCCAAAAGCTCCGGGGAGACAACCGTGCCCCATGTGGCCTTCAGAGACTTGCACGATGAGTAG